One Phaseolus vulgaris cultivar G19833 chromosome 4, P. vulgaris v2.0, whole genome shotgun sequence DNA window includes the following coding sequences:
- the LOC137836430 gene encoding probable arabinosyltransferase ARAD1 isoform X1 — protein sequence MGERKGVSSSKVVFRKLLLFFFTMTSVLFVLSWFYVMRSTYRPHFIEYSLLPNSKHLSTLDGSKYDMQKQNVDSSFGNRAILVDSEDLKEGGRRKGPNGKEKVVKHRGKCHQNDELVIKVYMYDLPAEFHFGLLDWKPNGKSVWPDVRNNIPGYPGGLNLQHSIEFWLTLDVLASEFPEAPKARTVIRVQNSSEADIIYVPFFSSLSYNRYSKRRPNEMKNGNMILQEKLVKHLTAQEEWKRSGGKDHLILAHHPNSMLDARMKLWPATFILSDFGRYPPNIANVEKDVIAPYKHLIPSYLNDNSTFDTRPTLLYFQGAIYRKDGGLARQELFYLLKNEKDVHFSFGSIGKDGIKKATEGMRASKFCLNIAGDTPSSNRLFDAIASHCVPVIISDAIELPYEDVIDYSEFCIFVRTTDAIKENFLINFIRGISKKEWTRMWNMLKEIEHLFEFHFPSKENDAVQMIWQAVARKVPAMRLKLNRHGRFSRSPPSADKELKSIPLPRNFW from the exons atgggtgagagaaaaggggtttcttcttccaaagttgtttttagaaagttattgcttttctttttcacaATGACATCGGTTCTGTTTGTCTTGTCCTGGTTCTATGTTATGCGATCCACGTATCGTCCTCATTTCATTGAGTACAGTCTGTTACCCAATTCAAAACATTTATCTACATTAGACGGTTCAAAGTATGACATGCAGAAGCAGAATGTTGATTCCTCATTTGGGAACCGAGCAATCCTTGTAGATAGTGAAGACTTGAAGGAGGGTGGTAGGAGAAAAGGTCCtaatggaaaagaaaaagtaGTGAAGCATAGAGGGAAATGCCACCAAAATGATGAACTTGTTATCAAGGTTTACATGTATGATTTACCAGCAGAGTTCCATTTTGGACTCTTGGATTGGAAACCAAATGGGAAAAGTGTTTGGCCAGATGTTAGAAATAACATACCTGGTTACCCTGGGGGCTTGAATTTGCAACAtagtattgagttttggcttacATTGGATGTTCTTGCATCAGAATTTCCTGAAGCCCCTAAGGCAAGGACTGTAATTCGAGTCCAAAACTCTAGTGAAGCTGATATTATATATGTACCATTCTTTTCATCTTTGAGCTATAATCGCTACTCAAAACGTAGACCAAATGAAATGAAGAATGGGAACATGATATTGCAGGAAAAGTTGGTGAAACACTTGACAGCTCAAGAGGAGTGGAAAAGATCAGGGGGAAAAGACCATTTGATTTTGGCACACCATCCCAACAGTATGTTAGATGCAAGGATGAAGCTGTGGCCAGCTACATTTATTCTATCAGACTTTGGGAGATATCCTCCAAATATAGCCAATGTTGAAAAGGATGTGATAGCCCCTTATAAACATTTAATCCCTTCATATTTAAATGACAACTCCACCTTTGATACTCGTCCAACATTACTCTACTTCCAAGGAGCAATATATAGAAAAGAT GGAGGTTTAGCACGACAAGAGCTATTctatcttttgaaaaatgaaaaggatGTGCATTTTTCCTTTGGAAGTATTGGAAAAGATGGAATTAAGAAAGCAACAGAAGGCATGCGTGCATCCAAGTTTTGCCTCAACATAGCTGGTGACACTCCTTCATCAAACCGATTGTTTGATGCCATTGCTAGTCACTGTGTCCCTGTCATAATCAGTGATGCAATTGAGCTACCATATGAAGACGTTATTGACTACTCTGAGTTCTGCATATTTGTTCGTACTACTGATGccataaaagaaaattttctgATAAACTTTATCCGAGGTATTAGCAAAAAAGAGTGGACCCGAATGTGGAACATGTTGAAAGAGATCGAACATTTATTTGAGTTTCACTTCCCTTCTAAGGAAAATGATGCTGTTCAAATGATTTGGCAGGCTGTGGCACGCAAGGTTCCTGCCATGAGGTTAAAGTTAAATCGACATGGAAGGTTTTCTAGGTCACCTCCTAGTGCAGACAAAGAACTAAAATCAATACCATTACCAAGGAATTTTTGGTGA
- the LOC137836430 gene encoding probable arabinosyltransferase ARAD1 isoform X2, which produces MGERKGVSSSKVVFRKLLLFFFTMTSVLFVLSWFYVMRSTYRPHFIEYSLLPNSKHLSTLDGSKYDMQKQNVDSSFGNRAILHRGKCHQNDELVIKVYMYDLPAEFHFGLLDWKPNGKSVWPDVRNNIPGYPGGLNLQHSIEFWLTLDVLASEFPEAPKARTVIRVQNSSEADIIYVPFFSSLSYNRYSKRRPNEMKNGNMILQEKLVKHLTAQEEWKRSGGKDHLILAHHPNSMLDARMKLWPATFILSDFGRYPPNIANVEKDVIAPYKHLIPSYLNDNSTFDTRPTLLYFQGAIYRKDGGLARQELFYLLKNEKDVHFSFGSIGKDGIKKATEGMRASKFCLNIAGDTPSSNRLFDAIASHCVPVIISDAIELPYEDVIDYSEFCIFVRTTDAIKENFLINFIRGISKKEWTRMWNMLKEIEHLFEFHFPSKENDAVQMIWQAVARKVPAMRLKLNRHGRFSRSPPSADKELKSIPLPRNFW; this is translated from the exons atgggtgagagaaaaggggtttcttcttccaaagttgtttttagaaagttattgcttttctttttcacaATGACATCGGTTCTGTTTGTCTTGTCCTGGTTCTATGTTATGCGATCCACGTATCGTCCTCATTTCATTGAGTACAGTCTGTTACCCAATTCAAAACATTTATCTACATTAGACGGTTCAAAGTATGACATGCAGAAGCAGAATGTTGATTCCTCATTTGGGAACCGAGCAATCCTT CATAGAGGGAAATGCCACCAAAATGATGAACTTGTTATCAAGGTTTACATGTATGATTTACCAGCAGAGTTCCATTTTGGACTCTTGGATTGGAAACCAAATGGGAAAAGTGTTTGGCCAGATGTTAGAAATAACATACCTGGTTACCCTGGGGGCTTGAATTTGCAACAtagtattgagttttggcttacATTGGATGTTCTTGCATCAGAATTTCCTGAAGCCCCTAAGGCAAGGACTGTAATTCGAGTCCAAAACTCTAGTGAAGCTGATATTATATATGTACCATTCTTTTCATCTTTGAGCTATAATCGCTACTCAAAACGTAGACCAAATGAAATGAAGAATGGGAACATGATATTGCAGGAAAAGTTGGTGAAACACTTGACAGCTCAAGAGGAGTGGAAAAGATCAGGGGGAAAAGACCATTTGATTTTGGCACACCATCCCAACAGTATGTTAGATGCAAGGATGAAGCTGTGGCCAGCTACATTTATTCTATCAGACTTTGGGAGATATCCTCCAAATATAGCCAATGTTGAAAAGGATGTGATAGCCCCTTATAAACATTTAATCCCTTCATATTTAAATGACAACTCCACCTTTGATACTCGTCCAACATTACTCTACTTCCAAGGAGCAATATATAGAAAAGAT GGAGGTTTAGCACGACAAGAGCTATTctatcttttgaaaaatgaaaaggatGTGCATTTTTCCTTTGGAAGTATTGGAAAAGATGGAATTAAGAAAGCAACAGAAGGCATGCGTGCATCCAAGTTTTGCCTCAACATAGCTGGTGACACTCCTTCATCAAACCGATTGTTTGATGCCATTGCTAGTCACTGTGTCCCTGTCATAATCAGTGATGCAATTGAGCTACCATATGAAGACGTTATTGACTACTCTGAGTTCTGCATATTTGTTCGTACTACTGATGccataaaagaaaattttctgATAAACTTTATCCGAGGTATTAGCAAAAAAGAGTGGACCCGAATGTGGAACATGTTGAAAGAGATCGAACATTTATTTGAGTTTCACTTCCCTTCTAAGGAAAATGATGCTGTTCAAATGATTTGGCAGGCTGTGGCACGCAAGGTTCCTGCCATGAGGTTAAAGTTAAATCGACATGGAAGGTTTTCTAGGTCACCTCCTAGTGCAGACAAAGAACTAAAATCAATACCATTACCAAGGAATTTTTGGTGA
- the LOC137836430 gene encoding probable arabinosyltransferase ARAD1 isoform X3 yields the protein MTSVLFVLSWFYVMRSTYRPHFIEYSLLPNSKHLSTLDDLKEGKCHQNDELVIKVYMYDLPAEFHFGLLDWKPNGKSVWPDVRNNIPGYPGGLNLQHSIEFWLTLDVLASEFPEAPKARTVIRVQNSSEADIIYVPFFSSLSYNRYSKRRPNEMKNGNMILQEKLVKHLTAQEEWKRSGGKDHLILAHHPNSMLDARMKLWPATFILSDFGRYPPNIANVEKDVIAPYKHLIPSYLNDNSTFDTRPTLLYFQGAIYRKDGGLARQELFYLLKNEKDVHFSFGSIGKDGIKKATEGMRASKFCLNIAGDTPSSNRLFDAIASHCVPVIISDAIELPYEDVIDYSEFCIFVRTTDAIKENFLINFIRGISKKEWTRMWNMLKEIEHLFEFHFPSKENDAVQMIWQAVARKVPAMRLKLNRHGRFSRSPPSADKELKSIPLPRNFW from the exons ATGACATCGGTTCTGTTTGTCTTGTCCTGGTTCTATGTTATGCGATCCACGTATCGTCCTCATTTCATTGAGTACAGTCTGTTACCCAATTCAAAACATTTATCTACATTAGACG ACTTGAAGGAGG GGAAATGCCACCAAAATGATGAACTTGTTATCAAGGTTTACATGTATGATTTACCAGCAGAGTTCCATTTTGGACTCTTGGATTGGAAACCAAATGGGAAAAGTGTTTGGCCAGATGTTAGAAATAACATACCTGGTTACCCTGGGGGCTTGAATTTGCAACAtagtattgagttttggcttacATTGGATGTTCTTGCATCAGAATTTCCTGAAGCCCCTAAGGCAAGGACTGTAATTCGAGTCCAAAACTCTAGTGAAGCTGATATTATATATGTACCATTCTTTTCATCTTTGAGCTATAATCGCTACTCAAAACGTAGACCAAATGAAATGAAGAATGGGAACATGATATTGCAGGAAAAGTTGGTGAAACACTTGACAGCTCAAGAGGAGTGGAAAAGATCAGGGGGAAAAGACCATTTGATTTTGGCACACCATCCCAACAGTATGTTAGATGCAAGGATGAAGCTGTGGCCAGCTACATTTATTCTATCAGACTTTGGGAGATATCCTCCAAATATAGCCAATGTTGAAAAGGATGTGATAGCCCCTTATAAACATTTAATCCCTTCATATTTAAATGACAACTCCACCTTTGATACTCGTCCAACATTACTCTACTTCCAAGGAGCAATATATAGAAAAGAT GGAGGTTTAGCACGACAAGAGCTATTctatcttttgaaaaatgaaaaggatGTGCATTTTTCCTTTGGAAGTATTGGAAAAGATGGAATTAAGAAAGCAACAGAAGGCATGCGTGCATCCAAGTTTTGCCTCAACATAGCTGGTGACACTCCTTCATCAAACCGATTGTTTGATGCCATTGCTAGTCACTGTGTCCCTGTCATAATCAGTGATGCAATTGAGCTACCATATGAAGACGTTATTGACTACTCTGAGTTCTGCATATTTGTTCGTACTACTGATGccataaaagaaaattttctgATAAACTTTATCCGAGGTATTAGCAAAAAAGAGTGGACCCGAATGTGGAACATGTTGAAAGAGATCGAACATTTATTTGAGTTTCACTTCCCTTCTAAGGAAAATGATGCTGTTCAAATGATTTGGCAGGCTGTGGCACGCAAGGTTCCTGCCATGAGGTTAAAGTTAAATCGACATGGAAGGTTTTCTAGGTCACCTCCTAGTGCAGACAAAGAACTAAAATCAATACCATTACCAAGGAATTTTTGGTGA